From a region of the Sulfuriferula plumbiphila genome:
- a CDS encoding PRTRC system protein D: METIVRAVDVGFGNTKYVTGCSGNEIRCTTFPSIAYPSARDLSAVPAAERRKTVAVPINGLFYEVGPEVNLAADTFRATQMHDRYIETPEYAALLRGALNLMKVNTIDLLVVGLPVAAFAAKKAALEKAMTGKHEVGGGRTVMVRKALAVAQPQGALVYYASLHQKLKAIENEQSLIIDPGARTFDWLVTRGMRLVQKKSHSINRGMFDVLQAIATEISDDIGTPYRDFDAIDMALRTGRNPVIYQKPYDMSRLMPIARTIAQQAVSSMMQWIETSYGFQNIILVGGGAFLFKKAVKDAFPKHKIHEIKDPIYANVKGFQIAGMNYARSTFEKDARVDAAESKMDGESI, translated from the coding sequence ATGGAAACGATCGTTAGAGCAGTAGATGTTGGATTTGGCAACACCAAGTACGTGACTGGTTGTAGCGGCAACGAAATCCGTTGCACCACCTTCCCCTCGATCGCTTATCCGAGCGCGCGTGACCTGTCTGCCGTGCCGGCGGCTGAGCGACGTAAGACCGTCGCAGTACCGATCAACGGGCTGTTTTATGAAGTGGGGCCGGAAGTGAATTTGGCCGCTGACACTTTCCGGGCGACCCAGATGCATGACCGCTACATTGAGACACCCGAGTACGCGGCACTGTTGCGCGGCGCGCTCAACCTGATGAAAGTCAACACGATCGATTTGCTGGTGGTCGGGCTGCCGGTTGCAGCATTTGCCGCGAAGAAGGCGGCGCTGGAAAAGGCAATGACCGGCAAGCACGAGGTTGGCGGTGGCCGGACTGTGATGGTACGGAAGGCTCTTGCGGTGGCCCAGCCGCAAGGTGCGTTGGTCTACTACGCATCGCTGCATCAGAAACTCAAGGCGATCGAGAACGAACAGAGCCTGATCATCGACCCCGGTGCCCGCACGTTCGATTGGCTGGTCACGCGAGGGATGCGCCTCGTTCAGAAAAAGAGCCACTCGATCAATCGTGGCATGTTCGACGTTCTGCAGGCGATCGCTACTGAGATCAGCGACGACATCGGCACGCCGTATCGGGATTTCGATGCAATTGATATGGCACTTCGCACCGGCAGGAATCCGGTGATTTATCAGAAACCATACGACATGTCCCGCCTGATGCCCATTGCCCGGACGATCGCACAGCAGGCGGTTTCATCGATGATGCAGTGGATCGAGACGTCCTACGGCTTCCAGAACATTATCCTGGTCGGCGGTGGCGCATTCCTGTTCAAGAAGGCGGTCAAGGATGCGTTCCCGAAGCACAAGATTCACGAGATCAAGGATCCGATCTACGCCAACGTGAAAGGCTTCCAGATCGCCGGAATGAACTATGCCCGCAGCACGTTTGAAAAGGATGCGCGTGTCGACGCGGCGGAATCCAAAATGGATGGAGAGTCGATATGA
- a CDS encoding phage integrase N-terminal domain-containing protein encodes MSKATVHTRTSRTATSLVHQPRRRQEWNGLSAQEILARHPTGKTPPLKVLELLIDLFNKQHTARHKEVSFKTRQERADFLRRFFRDLKHKAGFKTLPDPRNLGERHIKAMVAVWQKEKLAPATIQTYLSFLRGLAQWLGKHGLVRQPQHYGLKPDEYERHEAAERDKSWSAQQIDIDGLLGKMCRFDPYVGAAMWLVRTMGLRRKEAIMFRPHVCVVAFEATGLPLHKRKADLYARIKGGSKGGRERFVALDTPERVAAIEHARTVVNEG; translated from the coding sequence ATGTCCAAAGCAACAGTTCACACCCGTACCTCGCGTACGGCGACCTCGCTCGTCCATCAACCGCGCCGCCGCCAGGAATGGAATGGACTCAGCGCACAGGAAATTCTTGCTCGCCACCCGACCGGTAAAACGCCACCGCTCAAGGTGCTCGAACTCTTGATCGATCTTTTCAACAAGCAGCACACGGCCAGGCACAAGGAGGTGTCCTTCAAGACGCGGCAAGAACGGGCGGACTTCCTGCGGCGATTTTTTCGCGACCTCAAACATAAGGCCGGATTCAAGACGCTGCCCGATCCGCGCAATCTGGGTGAGCGTCACATCAAAGCGATGGTGGCTGTTTGGCAAAAAGAAAAACTCGCACCGGCGACGATTCAGACTTACCTGAGTTTCTTGCGGGGGCTCGCCCAGTGGCTCGGGAAACACGGGCTGGTGAGACAGCCGCAGCACTATGGATTGAAACCCGATGAGTATGAGCGCCATGAGGCAGCCGAGCGAGACAAGAGTTGGTCTGCGCAACAGATCGATATCGATGGCCTCCTCGGGAAGATGTGCCGGTTCGACCCGTATGTGGGTGCGGCGATGTGGCTGGTTCGGACAATGGGCCTACGCAGGAAGGAGGCGATCATGTTCCGGCCCCACGTATGCGTCGTAGCGTTCGAAGCCACCGGACTGCCGCTCCACAAAAGGAAAGCCGACCTGTATGCGCGCATCAAGGGTGGCAGCAAGGGCGGTCGCGAGCGCTTCGTCGCATTGGACACACCGGAACGCGTTGCTGCGATCGAACATGCGCGGACGGTGGTCAACGAGGGATGA